The following proteins come from a genomic window of Methylorubrum populi:
- a CDS encoding VOC family protein: MLRPNRILETALYVDDLQRAHEFYETVIGLERVLTSETLCAYDVGGQNVLLLFRRGASVSAQRLHGGSIPPHDGTGPLHLCFGTTEDDLPAWEAKLASRGVAVEGRVAWPGGATSLYFRDPDGHMLELATRGLWPSY, encoded by the coding sequence ATGCTGCGGCCAAATCGCATCTTGGAGACGGCGCTGTACGTCGATGATTTACAGAGAGCCCACGAGTTCTATGAAACCGTCATCGGTCTCGAGCGCGTCCTGACATCGGAGACACTCTGTGCCTACGATGTCGGCGGGCAGAACGTGCTTCTGCTGTTTAGGCGCGGCGCATCTGTGTCTGCGCAGCGCCTGCATGGCGGGTCGATCCCACCGCATGACGGGACAGGGCCGCTGCATCTCTGTTTCGGTACGACCGAAGATGACCTGCCTGCGTGGGAGGCGAAGCTCGCGTCCCGGGGTGTCGCCGTCGAAGGGCGTGTCGCGTGGCCGGGCGGGGCGACGAGCCTCTATTTTCGCGATCCGGACGGCCACATGCTCGAACTCGCGACGCGGGGGCTATGGCCGAGCTATTGA